From a single Rosa rugosa chromosome 7, drRosRugo1.1, whole genome shotgun sequence genomic region:
- the LOC133721636 gene encoding psbP domain-containing protein 6, chloroplastic yields the protein MATSAPQRPPIMIPNSKYKLCSGQCSSKQHCLPTLGAPQEKSMMVKRRELMLGLSMVPAIAIEALPSEAREVVVGSYLPPSTSDPSFVLFQASAKDTPALRAGNVQPYQFILPPTWKQTRVANILSGNYCQPKCAEPWVEVKFEDEKQGKLQVVASPLIRLTNKPNASIEDIGNPEKLIASLGPFVTGNTYDPDELLETKVEKRGDLTYYNYVLETPFALTGSHNLAKATAKGNTVVLFVVSANDKQWQSSQKILKAMLDSFQV from the exons TGTTCGGGTCAGTGTAGTTCAAAACAGCATTGTCTTCCCACATTAGGAGCCCCTCAGGAGAAGAGTATGATGGTGAAGAGAAGAGAGTTGATGTTGGGTTTGAGTATGGTTCCAGCCATTGCAATCGAGGCGCTGCCTTCAGAAGCCAGGGAGGTCGTTGTGGGCTCCTATCTCCCACCCTCAACTTCCGACCCTTCATTCGTTCTCTTCCAAGCCTCTGCTAAAGACACTCCCGCTCTTCGCGCAG GAAACGTGCAGCCTTACCAGTTCATCCTTCCCCCGACATGGAAACAGACACGTGTAGCAAACATATTATCTGGTAATTACTGCCAGCCAAAATGTGCAGAGCCATGGGTGGAGGTGAAATTTGAAGATGAAAAACAAGGAAAGCTTCAGGTTGTGGCTTCACCTTTGATACGCCTGACCAATAAGCCAAACGCATCTATTGAAGATATTGGCAACCCTGAGAAGCTGATTGCTTCTCTTGGACCTTTTGTGACTGGGAACACCTATGATCCTGATGAGCTCCTTGAGACCAAAGTTGAAAAACGAGGCGATCTCACG TACTACAACTATGTGCTGGAGACTCCATTTGCACTGACGGGTTCCCACAATCTTGCAAAGGCCACAGCTAAGGGAAACACTGTTGTCTTATTTGTGGTTAGCGCAAATGACAAGCAGTGGCAATCATCTCAGAAGATTCTAAAAGCCATGCTTGATTCTTTTCAGGTGTAG
- the LOC133721884 gene encoding small ribosomal subunit protein eS27y-like yields the protein MVLQNDIDLLHPPADLEKRKHKLKRFVQTPNSFFMDVKCQGCFNITTVFSHSQTVVVCGNCQTVLCQPTGGRARLTEGCSFRRKGD from the coding sequence ATGGTTCTTCAAAATGATATCGATTTGCTTCATCCACCAGCTGATCTGGAGAAAAGGAAGCACAAGCTCAAGCGGTTTGTGCAGACCCCAAATTCTTTCTTCATGGATGTCAAATGCCAAGGATGTTTCAATATAACTACTGTGTTCAGTCACTCGCAAACCGTTGTGGTGTGTGGGAACTGCCAGACAGTGTTGTGCCAGCCTACTGGTGGGCGTGCCAGGCTCACTGAGGGTTGTTCCTTCAGGAGGAAAGGGGACTGA